Proteins encoded by one window of Microplitis mediator isolate UGA2020A chromosome 1, iyMicMedi2.1, whole genome shotgun sequence:
- the LOC130665526 gene encoding ecdysone 20-monooxygenase yields MCVVSNCHYSPLGDTISWTHGLLRLTFSLNHRKINMMVLLEIITGVLAAIWEFAMSYLLYWVFSKGKIPGPLSVPVLGTRWIFWWFGGYQIDKVHDAYKDLNRRYGPVCKEEALWNHPVISVFSRNDIEMVMRRSSRFPLRPPQEVISSYRRSRQDRYTNLGLVNEQGETWHKLREALTPELMGASTVLGFFPALNQVSDELIQLIKHLRTGSTISSFEDIAYKVGLESTCTLILGRHLGFLKPNSCSLTSRLAKAVRIHFTASRDAFYGLPLWKILPTTAYRQLIESEDEIYSIISELLDTTIREQNENARDEPVEAVFQSILKDKNLNIKDKRAAIIDFIAAGIHTLGNTLVFIFHLIGSNSKVQQELYEEVINLAPAGCNIAAEDLSTAKYLRACITEAFRVIPTTPCVARILDEPINLSGYKVDAGSVVLLHTWIAGLEDSNFKNAKEWVPERWLKPTAPHSPLLVAPFGFGRRICPGKRFVEKALQLIVAKVVREYEIVAKDELQLQFEYILAPKGPVSLHFKDRQNDL; encoded by the exons tCTAATTGCCACTACTCTCCACTGGGAGATACGATATCTTGGACACACGGTTTACTGCGCTTGACCTTCTCAT TAAATCACAGAAAAATCAACATGATGGTATTACTTGAAATAATTACTGGTGTTCTGGCGGCAATTTGGGAGTTTGCCATGAGCTACCTGCTCTATTGGGTATTTTCTAAAG ggAAGATTCCCGGGCCGCTTTCAGTCCCGGTTCTCGGGACCAGGTGGATTTTTTGGTGGTTCGGCGGCTATCAGATAGACAAAGTCCACGATGCATACAAAG ACCTGAATCGAAGGTACGGTCCAGTGTGCAAGGAGGAAGCGCTCTGGAATCATCCAGTTATATCAGTATTTTCACGGAATGACATTGAGATGGTGATGCGACGGAGCTCGCGATTTCCTCTGCGTCCACCTCAGGAGGTCATATCATCTTACCGACGGTCCCGCCAAGATCGTTATACCAATCTCGGCCTTGTCAACGA GCAAGGAGAGACATGGCACAAATTGCGCGAAGCTCTTACGCCAGAGCTCATGGGAGCCAGCACAGTCCTCGGATTTTTTCCTGCCCTCAATCAAGTCTCCGACGAACTTATTCAACTTATAAAGCATCTTAGGACCGGAAGCACTATCAGCTCCTTCGAAGATATCGCTTACAAAGTTGGtcttgaaa gtacGTGTACGTTAATTCTCGGAAGGCATTTAGGATTTTTAAAGCCCAATTCTTGTTCTCTGACCTCGAGATTGGCCAAAGCCGTGAGAATCCATTTTACTGCTTCTCGCGATGCATTTTACGGATTGCCGCTTTGGAAAATATTACCCACTACCGCTTACAGACAATTAATAGAAAGCGAGgatgaaatttacag tataaTATCTGAACTACTGGACACAACAATACGGGAGCAGAATGAAAATGCCCGAGACGAGCCAGTGGAAGCTGTTTTTCAGTctattttaaaagataaaaatttaaatatcaaagacAAAAGAGCCGCTATAATAGATTTCATAGCCGCTGGAATTCACACG cTAGGCAATACTCTAGTATTTATTTTCCACTTAATTGGAAGCAACTCAAAGGTCCAGCAGGAGCTTTACGAAGAAGTTATAAACCTGGCTCCAGCGGGCTGCAATATCGCGGCTGAAGATCTCAGCACTGCTAAATATTTACGTGCATGTATCACTGAAGCCTTTCGGGTAATCCCCACGACACCTTGTGTCGCAAGAATTTTAGACGAACCAATTAACCTGTCTGGCTACAAAGTAGACGCGGGT TCTGTTGTCCTTTTGCACACGTGGATAGCAGGTTTGGAGGACTCCAACTTCAAGAATGCCAAGGAGTGGGTGCCCGAGAGATGGCTCAAGCCGACTGCACCCCATAGTCCGCTTCTGGTGGCTCCTTTTGGATTCGGACGTAGAATTTGCCCGGGGAAGCGATTCGTCGAGAAAGCGCTGCAGCTTATCGTCGCTAAAGTCGTACGCGAATACGAAATAGTCGCTAAAGATGAGTTGCAACTGCAATTCGAGTACATTCTCGCTCCCAAGGGACCCGTTTCCCTGCACTTCAAAGACCGCCAAAATGACCTGTAA